The genomic DNA CCATTAAAACACAGGTTAGAAGGGAGAACCAATGGCAAATTGAAAGTTTACAGAATCCTCTCGGAACTCCTCTTTGCGCTCAAAGGGGAAGCCCCATTCAAAGCGCAGAGGTCCGATGGGAGAAAACCATCTAAACCCAAAACCCACGTCACTGCGGAACTCACTGAGTAACAGTGAATCATCAGCGTTACCAATATCGTAGAAAACCACCCCTTTGATTCCAGCCTCGTCGATCAGAGGGAACTGGAATTCCAGGTTGTAGTAGAATTGCTGCGTACCACCAAATGGCCGCAGAGCCGAGTACTCAGCTAGGGGATCTCCGGCGGAAATCGCCTCTCCGTAGGCCTTGGCACTATACTTACGCTTTCCGACGCTAAACCAGTCGAAACCCCGCAGACTGTTGGCTCCACCAAGCAGGAACAATTCGTTAAAAGGTGGATCCTTGTCTGGATCATTGGAGCTGAGAAATCCATAAGTCAGGTTGTTCCGCCAGACCACATCCCAAAAAACCTTCTTGTAGTAGCGAAAGGTTGCAAAGCCTTTGGTGTAGCGGAGGTCTCCCCCCAAGCCCGCGTACTCAACACTGGCACTGGAAAAAATTCCATCAGATGGAGCAAAGCGATCATTACGACGGTCATACTCCAGCGTCAGGGTGACGGAGCTGGTCACACCATTCACGGTCTCCACAGGGAAAATTGCCGGGTCTCCCTCCTCGGCTAACTTAATCTCGGTGTCATCTAGCTTGTAGCGAACAAACCCACGCAAGTAAGGAGCCAATGGGTGACCAACACGTACGGCACCACCCTTTTTGGTCTCCTCGTACTCCGATAGAATCCGCTTACTCTGATACGCATCAAAACCCACCGACCATTCGGAGTCCATGAAATAGGGCTCCGTGAAGTTCACATTAAACAATGACTGCTTCTTGCTAATATCGATGGATACACCGAGTTTTTGTCCCTTACCAAAAAGGTTGGTCTGATTGACCTGACCATTAAAGACAAAGCCGGCAAAACTACTGTAGCCCGCACCGACTTGGATGGTTCCGGTGTTTCGCTCCTTAACGACAATATCGATGTCCATTCTGTCGTTATCGCCCTTAGGAGTTTTGGTGTTGAAGTTCACTTCTTCAAAAAATCCTAGCCGGCGAACCCCATCAATGGAGTTGCGTTTTCGAGTCTCATTATAAAGCTCGCCTTCGCGAATCTCGAGCTCACGACGAATCACCTTGTCACGGGTCTTGGTATTACCCAACATATTGATCCGTCCAATATAGACCTTGTTCCCCTTATCCACCTCAAAAGTGATATCCACCCGACGATCCTTTTCGCGAATAGAGGTGCGGGGGATAATGTTGGCGAAGGCATAGCCTAAATCGCCGTATTTTGCCTGCAGGGTACGCAAATCTTTCTGAAGAGTTTCGTATACAAACTGTTCGCCTTCTTTGACCGCGACGTCTTTTGCTAGCTCGTCATGAGAAAAAAGCAGATCGCCAGTAAAATCCACTGAACCGATATCGAACTTCTGACCTTCATCAATGCGAATGGTAATATAAATGCCCTTTTTGTCAGGCGTAACGTAAACCTGGGGGCGATCAATCTTGACCTGAACAAATCCCTCGTTAAAGTAAAGGTAGTTTAATATCTGCAAATCGCGGTCAAAGGCATCCTGCTTATAGGCCCCGGAACCACTCATAAAGCTGAAAAACCCACCCTCCTGAGTGGCCATGACGGACTTGAGCTTACCGGCACTCAGTTGATTGTTGCCAATAAAGCTCACACGCTTAACTCTGACCATGTCATTCTCTTCAACGACAAATTTGAGAGCGACACTTTCCCCTTCTTTGACGGCGTCGATGTCATATTTGACCTTCGCCAAAAAGAAGCCCTTGTCTTCATAGAGCTTTTCCATTTTCTCGATGGCTTCCTGAATTTTTGGGTAATCCAGAATCTGATAGACTTTCATGCCCGAAGCTTCACGAAGCTCAGAATCGTCCAGCTCGGTGTTACCTCTGTAATCAATCGACACAATAGATGGTTTTTCCATCAGCAGATAGGTCAGCTCCACCCCGTTATTTCTGTCTTCCCGGTCAACAGTGACGTCATAGAAATAACCGGTTTTAAAAAGATCGCGCACATCCTGACGAACATTTTCAATATCAAAGGGTTCGCCCACCCTACTGGTTAGTCGTGAACGTACAGCATCCTCTTCAATTTTGCGCATACCTTTGACGACAATCTTTCGCACCAACGGCGAAGATGGATTCGCCTTCTTCACCTTCTGGCTGCGGGCAGCCGGTTCACGATCGCCGGGTGTCTCCTGAGCCTGGACAGAACTCCAGGGAATCACTAGTGCTATGAGAAGTCCAACTATCAATCTCGCCAAGTTGTAAATTTCCTAGTAGTTTTAAACACTTAAACTCAACACCAAGCCCGGAGCCTAGCCTGAAGACGAGGTTTTGTCAAAATTTCCCCTAGAGGTCACTCACCTTTTTCTGTCCATAGTGCAGCATACAGATAATCAGGTGCTTGATGCACTATGGACATCAAGGGGTTTCTCCCTCTTGACCACCTAAAATTCGAGGGCAAGACTCGTGATTTTACATGAACCCCGGAGGCAAGCGTGGCAAACGCAGTCAAAACAACCCTGTGTCTGATTATTACGGCAATTAGTGGCATCACCGCCCTCGCATGGGTTCCCGAGGATCAAGGCCCCCTCCTCTTTCACCAGGACCCCCACACAGTGGTCTTCGGCCTGCAGTCTTTGAAACCCACTGACCTTCCCTCGCCAAGCGAACAGGAGCAGTATCTTGCTGACGATTTCGATGTGCCTAAAGGGGAAATTTGGGATGTGCGCGGCCTGACTTTCTATACTACCGGATACTTGGATGGCGACTCTGAGAAGTTTCGTGGAGAAGAGGTGCTCATCACCCTCTTTCGCGATCAGGATGGGCAGCCGGGCGACATCATCCATCAACAGCGCAGCCTTGTCCCCGAATTTCAGATTACAATGCGAAGTTTTGGTTTTCCAGTGGAAGCTCTCTATTTTGCAATGGATCGCCAGGTTCATCTGCGCGAAGGAAAATACTGGGTTTCACAAATTCTCTCGGCTCACCTCAAAAATGAAGATGATCCGAGCATTGAGTATTTCACATCTTGGTTTGTGGCATTATTTAACTACAATGAATCGGCAAAGGTGATGGTCCCCTACGCAACTGATCCCGCTTGCCACGAATGGAACTCGATCGCCAAGTCCACTCCCTGCACCATGATTCCATGGGATTCGAGCTTGGCCTTCACAGTTCATGGAA from Pseudobdellovibrionaceae bacterium includes the following:
- the bamA gene encoding outer membrane protein assembly factor BamA yields the protein MARLIVGLLIALVIPWSSVQAQETPGDREPAARSQKVKKANPSSPLVRKIVVKGMRKIEEDAVRSRLTSRVGEPFDIENVRQDVRDLFKTGYFYDVTVDREDRNNGVELTYLLMEKPSIVSIDYRGNTELDDSELREASGMKVYQILDYPKIQEAIEKMEKLYEDKGFFLAKVKYDIDAVKEGESVALKFVVEENDMVRVKRVSFIGNNQLSAGKLKSVMATQEGGFFSFMSGSGAYKQDAFDRDLQILNYLYFNEGFVQVKIDRPQVYVTPDKKGIYITIRIDEGQKFDIGSVDFTGDLLFSHDELAKDVAVKEGEQFVYETLQKDLRTLQAKYGDLGYAFANIIPRTSIREKDRRVDITFEVDKGNKVYIGRINMLGNTKTRDKVIRRELEIREGELYNETRKRNSIDGVRRLGFFEEVNFNTKTPKGDNDRMDIDIVVKERNTGTIQVGAGYSSFAGFVFNGQVNQTNLFGKGQKLGVSIDISKKQSLFNVNFTEPYFMDSEWSVGFDAYQSKRILSEYEETKKGGAVRVGHPLAPYLRGFVRYKLDDTEIKLAEEGDPAIFPVETVNGVTSSVTLTLEYDRRNDRFAPSDGIFSSASVEYAGLGGDLRYTKGFATFRYYKKVFWDVVWRNNLTYGFLSSNDPDKDPPFNELFLLGGANSLRGFDWFSVGKRKYSAKAYGEAISAGDPLAEYSALRPFGGTQQFYYNLEFQFPLIDEAGIKGVVFYDIGNADDSLLLSEFRSDVGFGFRWFSPIGPLRFEWGFPFERKEEFREDSVNFQFAIGSPF